From the Helicobacter pylori genome, one window contains:
- a CDS encoding chemotaxis response regulator CheY, producing the protein MKLLVVDDSSTMRRIIKNTLSRLGYEDVLEAEHGVEAWEKLDANADTKVLITDWNMPEMNGLDLVKKVRADNRFKEIPIIMITTEGGKAEVITALKAGVNNYIVKPFTPQVLKEKLEVVLGTND; encoded by the coding sequence TTGAAACTACTGGTAGTAGATGATAGCTCAACTATGAGAAGAATTATTAAAAATACACTTTCACGCTTAGGCTATGAAGACGTTTTAGAAGCTGAGCATGGGGTGGAAGCTTGGGAAAAACTAGACGCTAATGCGGACACTAAGGTGCTTATTACGGATTGGAACATGCCTGAAATGAACGGGTTGGATCTCGTTAAAAAGGTGCGTGCAGATAACCGATTTAAAGAAATCCCTATCATTATGATCACCACAGAGGGCGGTAAAGCTGAGGTCATTACGGCTTTAAAAGCGGGCGTGAATAACTACATTGTGAAACCTTTTACCCCCCAAGTTTTGAAAGAAAAATTAGAGGTTGTTTTAGGGACGAACGATTGA